TGGGCGCTGAACTGTGGCGTGGCCCACGGCGCGCTGACGATGACGACGGCGGGCGATAACTCCTTTGCGACTCGCGCTGAGGTGGAGCGCGTGATGCAGGGTGGATCTGCCGGGGCACAGCGATAATAGATCTTTAGGAGATTGTGATGGCAATGCAGACGAAGTGGACCAAACGGACGATCCTGGACAAGATGCAGCAGGTTGGGCTGATGCCCGTGGTACGGGCGAGTTCACCTGCCCAGGCGGTGCGGTTGGCGCGTGCGATTGCGGCGGGTGGCGTGACGGTACTGGAAGTGACGATGACTGTTCCGGGGGCGCTTGAGGCTCTGCGGACGCTAGTGAAGGAAAATCCTGAGCTTTTGATCGGTGCGGGCACAGTGCTCGATCCGGAGACGGCGCGGACGTGCATTCTGGAGGGCGCGCAGTTCATCGTGAGTCCCGGGACCAACGTGCGCACAATCGAGATGTGCAACCGGTACACGGTGCCGAGTCTGCCGGGCGCTTTGACACCGACAGAGGTGATCACGGCCTGGGAAGCGGGCGCGGACGTGGTGAAGGTGTTTCCGGCAAGTGCGATGGGTGGGGCAAAGTACATCAAGAGCCTGAAAGCGCCTCTGCCTCAGATTGAGATGATTCCTACGGGTGGAGTTTCTTTGGCTTCGGCGAAGGAGTTTCTGGAGGCGGGGTCGTTTGCGCTTGGAGTTGGGGCTGATCTGGCCGATACGACGGCGATTGATGAGGGGCGCGATGCGGATGTGACGGCTACGGCGCGGAAGTATATGGAGATTATTGCGGAGTTTCGGGCGGGGTTGTAAGGAACACTCGCTCCGCATACGTTGAAAGAAAGGCGGATCCCTTCACTGCGTTACGGGATGACAAAGGTAAGATCTCGGATAAACGCCGAAGCTTTGTCATCCCGCAGCAAAGCGGAAGGATCTGTTTTTGAAGCCTAGCAAAGACCGATTGAAGTGTTTCGCAGCCCTCCATACGAATCTGGTTTGTGCGCTCCGCGCGACCCCACCCTTTCGCGATGAAGCCGCGAAAGAATAGGGCACAAGGTTTATACAGGAACGGGGATGGTCCAGAGGGCTGGCTGGCGGATAGGGTAGTTGCGGATGATCTCGGGGACGGTGGGGTCTGGGTTGAGGCGTTTCCAGAGCGTGAGGTATTCGGGGCGCTGCAGTGCGCGGGCCGCGAAGATGAGGCTGGGTGAGCGCACCGGAAGGTCGCGGAAGTATTCCACGTCTGCTTTGTACGGCCACTTCGCTTTGCTCTCGATATAGGGATACATAAAGGCAATGGCGGAGCGCATGCCTCGACCATCGGCGAGTTGGTAGTCCCAGAGTTTTTCGAAGGGCGTCGACAGTACCTCGCAGGTCGTCGCCATGACGTCGAGATTGAAAAGAGAGTAGCTGTAAGGCTTCGCGCGTGCAAGTTCCAGCGGGAAGGCTCCGTCGAAGTTCATCTGCCGGATGAGCTTTTCGCGGAACTGGTGACGGCAGAAGGTGATGATGGCGTCATTCTTCGTGAAGCGTGCGAACTCGGCGGCTTGGAGTGTCCAGCAGGTGCCGTGGTTGTTCTTCTCGTCGCGTTCGAGCATGCCGTTTTTCGACTCTGTGAGCCAGGTGAGGTAATCGGCAAACCATTTCTTCAAGGCGGCTTTGTCTTCGGCGCCAAGGAGATCTGAGATCGTGAGAAAGCTGGCGGCGCGTACGACTTCCACAAGCTGAAGTGTGTCGATCACTCCGATGCCGCGCCCGGCGCTGACGCCCTGAATCGCCTGGGCATGCTCCAGGTTCGGATTCATACGTGTAGCAGGCGTAATGAACCACGCGCGAAGGTGCGCCACAGCTTGCTTGGCGTATGCGTCGTTTTTCGTGAGATTCCATGCGGCGACGAGCGCGGGAACGATGAGCGACAGGCGGATGAGCGCATCGCGATGGTCGTTGAAGTTGTCTGGATTCGAGAAACCATCCTTGCGGATGTACGGGCCGGTGGGGTTGTCGGGATCGGGCCACCAGTAGTCGCCTTCGGAGAAGTAGTCGTGCTCGTCACCAGTGCTGCGAGTCGCTCGCTTCGCCGTTACGGTCATGGGCGGTTCGTTGAGATATTTATCCGCCGCGGCGAGGATGCGTTTGCGATCGAACTCCGCAACGTTGAGGTGCGTGGATTCATTCTCGGCGAGGATAGCCGTCGGAGCCAGTATGCAGGCCGAAGCATTCAGGAGAAAATGGCGGCGTGTGAGCATGGCGGAAGGTTACAGGATCGGCGGGAGAGTGCGCGACTCCCAAACGACGGTCAGGCCTGAAGGCGTTTCTTTTACAACTCTTTCCACGAAGCGGACGCCGCGTACGGAGTTGCAGATGGCGAGCGCCTCTGCGGAGACGAGATCGTCGAGTGTCAGGGCGGATTCGCGTGCGTTCGATCGACGGTGGAGCAGATGCGCCCGTTCGATACCGGGGAGCACACCGCTCTGCAGGCGCGGTGTATGCCAGAGGCCATCGTGGAAGACGAAGAGGTTGTGAATCGCCCCTTCGGTCAATTCTCCTGCAGTGTTGAGAAAGAGCGCATCGGCGCAACGATGTGTTTGTGCATGGACGAGTTCCTTGTCGTACAGATGCCGGTGTGTGGTCTTGTGGCGAAGGTAGAGGTCCTGAGCGTCCGTTCGATGGGGTGAGAGAAGCAGGGTGACGGCTTCGCGTGAAGGCGCTGCAATGGTTGAAGAGCTTGTGGTGAGAGCTCCATTGCGAGAGTGCAGGAGGCGAACCCGATGGCTGCCACTGTAGCCGAAGACGCGGGATTCCTGGTAGAGGGCGGCTTCCGCAGCGTCGCGATCGAAAAGGAAGTCAAAGTATTCCGCAGAACCTGCCATGCGGTCGAGGTGTTCGGGGAGAGAGACAAACGCGTTGTCTTGCCATAGGACGGTTTCGAGAAGATCGAAGGCTGGCGTCCTGCGTGAGAGGAAGGCCGTCTTGGTCAGGCATTCAAAGTATTCTTCTGCGGGATCGGAGTCGTAGACGATGCCCGAGCCCACGCCCATGCTGGCATGACCGTCCTTCAACGCGATGGTGCGGATCGCCACGCTGAAGGTGGCGTCGCCATTTGGAGCGAAGAAGCCGATGGCTCCTGTGTAGACGCCACGAGGCTTTTGTTCGAGCTGGTGCAGGATCTGCATCGTGTGAATCTTCGGTGCACCCACGATGGAACCTGAGGGAAAGAGCGCACGAAAGAGATCGAAGATGCGCACTTCTTCGCGGAGCGTGCCTTGCACGGTCGAGGTCATCTGGAACAGGGTAGGGAACTTCTCTACCTGAAAGAGATCCGTCGTCAGGACCGATCCTGGTACGCAGATGCGTCCAAGATCGTTGCGCAGCAGATCTACGATCATGAGGTTCTCGCTGCGATTCTTCTCGTCGGCGGCGAGCCAGGCTGCCCGCTCGATGTCTTCCTTTGTATCCATGCCGCGGGCGGCGGTGCCCTTCATTGGTTTAGTGACGATGTGAGCTCCTTCGCGACGGAAGAAGAGTTCGGGGGAAGCCGAAAGGATGTGCTCGCCGTCATGATGAATGAGGGCGGCAAACTCGACAGGTTGTGCGCGGACGATGCTTTGGTAAAGCTCCAGCGGTGTCAGTTCCGTGGACCAACTCGCCGACGTAGTGAGATTGGCCTGATAGGTATCGCCCGCTTCGATGAAGCGATGAATCTCTTTGACGCGTCGGAGATATTCGGGCGCAGGGAGATCGAGACGCACTTCGGGGGTCGTGGCTGTGGAATCTTCTCTTTGAGCAGAGGTTATGTGTTCGGTGTTGTGGTCGAAGATCTGTGGTTCTCGATAGACGGCGAACCAGGCCAGGCGACCCAGAGCGGGCGCGAGTGTGTGAAGCGAGGGTTCAAAGGCGTATCCAGCTTCATAGGTCAAATAGCCTGCGACGTAGAGACCTTCTGAGAGCGCCTGATCGATCTGCTGAAAGAGCGCGGGAATATCGGAGAGGGTGGTCGCCGTCAGGATGCGTTCGGGATGCAGGAAGAGATAGCTTTTCGCAGTGTGTGCCGAGGCGCGCGCTGTCTCCAGAAGAACTGAATCGGGAGTTTCTGCCGCCAGGCGGCGGAACTCAGACGGAAGTGGAGCAAACGAAGACATCTCTTCTTCAAAGATTACTCGTTTTGATTGACAGCCGGACAAGGCATACTTAAGGTCAACTGGCGAATGCTTTTGAGTTTTGTGGAGGATCGATGGTAAAGATGCGTAGATTTGCGGCGGTGGCGATGGTGTGTGCCACCGTGGTGGTGGCACAGAGCCGGACGGCAGCACAGAAGGGTCTCGTTCTTTCGCCCAAGGCGACCGAGGTGCTCAAGACACTGGATGCGTTGTCGTCTTTGCCCGATGGCCCATGGCGTTATCACAGTGGGGACGTGCCGCATGGTGAGGCCGTCGATCTGGATGACTCGTCCTGGAAGAGCGTAACCAAAGAGGCGAAGGCTGATCGTGATGCGGGTTGGTTCAGGCGCACGATCGAAGTGCCGAAGACGCTGGATGGCTACGATCTGACGGGCGCTCGTATCTGGTTCCAGTTCCATGCAGGCGCCAATGGCCCCATGCCGCAGATCATCTACTTCAACGGGCGTCGCGTAGCTCTGGGAGATGACCTGGAAGCGATTGTGCTCTCCGAGAGCGCGAAGCCAGGAGAGAAGATTGAAGTTGCGGTGAAGCTGCTTGCGACCATTGATGAAAAGACCTTCCGTGGAGCAACCTTCAAGATCGAAAGTTCCAAGTCGCGTCCCAGCCCGTCGGACCTCCGCACTGAAGGGATTACGGCAGCGACTCTGCTTCCGGTTCTGCAGGGGTTCAAGCCTGAGATGGAAGATAAAATCGATTCGATTATTGCGTCGGTAGATATTGCAGGGCTGCACAAGGCGAATCAGATAGCGTTCGATGCTTCTCTGAAGCGTGTGCATCGCGAACTGATGCAGTTTGAGCCGATGTTGAAGACGGCAGTGATCGATCTGGATGGCAACTCACATATCGATGCGGCCTGGTTGTGGCCCTGGACCGAGACAGTGGATGCAGTCAAGCGCACCTGGGGAACCGCCCTTCAGCTCATGAATGAGTACCCTGATTACAAGTTCACGCAGTCCGCTGCGCAGTACAACGTGTGGATGAAGGACAAGTATCCCGCGATGAATGAAGAGATTAAGAAGCGCGTTGCCGAGGGGCGCTGGGAGATCGTGGGCGGCATGTGGGTAGAGCCTGATCTCAATATGCCCGATGGCGAATCGCTGGTTCGCCAGCTTCTGATCGGCAAGCGGTTCTTCAAAAAAGAGTATGGCGTGGATGTGCGGATTGGCTGGAATCCGGATTCCTTCGGCTACACATGGCAGCTGCCGCAGATCTATAAGAAGAGCGGCGTTGATTACTTTGTGACGCAGAAGATGCACTGGAACGACACGAACCAGCTTCCTTTCCGCACCTTCTGGTGGGAGTCACCGGATGGCAGCAAGGTTTTGACCTACTTCCCGACGGACTACACGCACAGCAACTTGAATCCAAATCGCTTGGCGAAGGACTTTGTGGAATCGACACAGAGGCTGAATGGATTTACGCACCTGCTGGATCTCTACGGTGTAGGCGATCACGGCGGCGGACCGACGCGCGATGTTCTGGACGAAGGTCTGCGCTGGATGAAGCCCGATACCGTCGCACCGACGTTGCGCTTCAGCACGGCACAGAGCTACTTCACGAGTGTTGAAAAGACCCTGGAGACGGAGTCACCGCAGTGGAACTATGACAGCCTCGCCAAGGGCTTCACCGTTCCGGCGATGGGAAGCGAAGGTAAGCTGCACATTCCCACGTGGAAGGATGAGCTTTACTTCGAGTATCATCGCGGCGTTTACACCACGCAGGCCGGGCACAAGGCATACATGCGCGAGAGCGAAGAAGCCCTCCTCAACTCGGAGAAGTACGCTTCGCTTGCCTGGTTGAAGGGCGTAACGTATCCCACCTCGGACTTCGAGGACTCCTGGAAGAAAGTCACATTCAATCAGTTCCACGATCTTGGTGCAGGCTCGGGCATTGGGGTGATCTACAAGGAAGCTGCGGAAGACTACAAGCATGTCTTCCAGCAGGCGCGCGATGCCGACATGGCTTCGCTGCCCGCGTTGCTGGCGACGGTGGATACGCAGGCGGGTAAGGGCGTTCCGGTGGCGATCTTCAACCCGCTGGCCTGGGAGCGTTCTGACGCTGTCGTAACGGTGGAAGTGCAGATGCCAGAGGCTACGCCAGACGGCGTGCATGTTGTGGATGCGAAGGGCAAGGTGCTTCTGTCGCAGGTGCTCTCCAGCAACAACAAGACCAACAGCTACAAGCTCTTGGTGAAGACAAGCGCTGTGCCTTCGTTGGGTTACACCGTGCTGCATGTGTTGCCGGGGCAGAAGTCTGCTTCGACAGATGTGCATGCTAGTGGACTTACGCTGGAGAACTCTCGTCTGAAGCTTGTCGTCGACGCAAAGTCGGGCTGCATCACCAGCCTGGTGGAGAAGAAGACGGGCTTTGAAACGATTGCGGCAGGTGGCTGCGGCAACCAACTGCAGACGTTCAAGGACACGCCCAAGCAATACGACGCATGGAACATCGATCCTGGCACGCTGGATCACTTTACTCCCATTGAAAGTGTGGAGTCTGTGCAGCTACTCGACAAGGGACCGTTGCGAGCCACGATCCGTGTGACACGCACGTGGCAGAAATCGCACTTCGTTCAGGACATCTCGCTCGATGCTGAGGCCGATGCGGCCACGATACAGAACGAGTTTGACTGGCACGAAGAGCACGTTCTGCTGAAGGCCTCTTTCCCGATGGCCGCAACAAGCGCGAAGGCGACGTACGAGATTCCGTATGGAACCATCGAACGTCCCACCGCGCGTGTGAACAGCTTTGAAAAGGCAGAGTTCGAGGTTCCTGCAATGCGTTGGGCGGAACTGGGCGATGGGAAGCACGGTGTCAGCCTGTTGAACCGGACTAAGTTCGGTTATGACGCTGTCGACAATCTTCTGCGCCTGACCTTGCTTCGTTCCGCGACTTGGCCCGATCCGGTTGCGGACCTTGGCCACCAGAGCTTCCAATATGCGATCTATCCTCATGCAGGCGACTGGAAGCAGGCAGGAAGCATGCAGCACGGGTGGGAGTACAACTATCCACTGCGTGCGATGCAGGTGGCTGCGCACGCAGGGGCTGATGCCGCGACGAAGGGCTTCGCTTCAGTCGGCGCAAGCAACGTCGTAGTGACCGCGATCAAGAAGGCGGAGGACCGGGATGCTCTGGTCGTCCGCATGTTCGAGTTCGAGGGCAAAGATGGCGATGTGAAGGTGAGTCTGCCCGCTGGCGCAACGTATGCCGTTGCGAGCGATCTGATGGAGAATCCAGATGCTGCACATCTGCCGGTAACCGACGGTGCGGTGACAGTCCACGTCCATCCGTATGAGATCGTCACGCTGCAGGCCATGTACTCTCCGCAGTAAGAAGCAGGAATGCCCGGCGCTCATTATGAGCGCCGGGCATTCCTATTGCAGCGTTTATTTGACCTTCAGCAGAACCACACCGTGCTTCGGCACCGTCATGCGGTCGGTATCGTGGATGACGCCAAGGTCCTTCGCCTCCCACACATTGCGTGCATGGACGGAGTTGCCAAGGCCGATCTCCTTCAGGTGAAGATTCATACCGCGCATTTCGGCGGTGTCTTCGCCAAAGTTGAAGATCGCCAGCGCATGAGAACCATCCGCGAGCGGGCGCGACCAGATTTGCAGAGGACCCTCACCCCAGATGCGGTCGCCCTGTTTGCCGAGTGGATCCTGATCGATGGCGATGACTTCGCGGTTGGTCAGAATCGACTTCACCTCGGGCGACATAGCGGTGAGATTGTTGCCTGCAAGGAGCGGAGCAGCGAGGATCGCCCACATGGTCATATGTGTGAGGTTCTCGTCATGTGTGAGCTTTCCATTGCCTACTTCCAGCATGTCGGGATCGTTCCAGTGGCCTGGCCCGGCGTACTTGGCAAGTCCAGCCTGCGTGAGAGCGATGTAAGACATCTGCTGATAGTGAGCATTGATGTCATCCGTCG
This genomic stretch from Terriglobus saanensis SP1PR4 harbors:
- a CDS encoding alginate lyase family protein, whose protein sequence is MLTRRHFLLNASACILAPTAILAENESTHLNVAEFDRKRILAAADKYLNEPPMTVTAKRATRSTGDEHDYFSEGDYWWPDPDNPTGPYIRKDGFSNPDNFNDHRDALIRLSLIVPALVAAWNLTKNDAYAKQAVAHLRAWFITPATRMNPNLEHAQAIQGVSAGRGIGVIDTLQLVEVVRAASFLTISDLLGAEDKAALKKWFADYLTWLTESKNGMLERDEKNNHGTCWTLQAAEFARFTKNDAIITFCRHQFREKLIRQMNFDGAFPLELARAKPYSYSLFNLDVMATTCEVLSTPFEKLWDYQLADGRGMRSAIAFMYPYIESKAKWPYKADVEYFRDLPVRSPSLIFAARALQRPEYLTLWKRLNPDPTVPEIIRNYPIRQPALWTIPVPV
- the pabB gene encoding aminodeoxychorismate synthase component I encodes the protein MSSFAPLPSEFRRLAAETPDSVLLETARASAHTAKSYLFLHPERILTATTLSDIPALFQQIDQALSEGLYVAGYLTYEAGYAFEPSLHTLAPALGRLAWFAVYREPQIFDHNTEHITSAQREDSTATTPEVRLDLPAPEYLRRVKEIHRFIEAGDTYQANLTTSASWSTELTPLELYQSIVRAQPVEFAALIHHDGEHILSASPELFFRREGAHIVTKPMKGTAARGMDTKEDIERAAWLAADEKNRSENLMIVDLLRNDLGRICVPGSVLTTDLFQVEKFPTLFQMTSTVQGTLREEVRIFDLFRALFPSGSIVGAPKIHTMQILHQLEQKPRGVYTGAIGFFAPNGDATFSVAIRTIALKDGHASMGVGSGIVYDSDPAEEYFECLTKTAFLSRRTPAFDLLETVLWQDNAFVSLPEHLDRMAGSAEYFDFLFDRDAAEAALYQESRVFGYSGSHRVRLLHSRNGALTTSSSTIAAPSREAVTLLLSPHRTDAQDLYLRHKTTHRHLYDKELVHAQTHRCADALFLNTAGELTEGAIHNLFVFHDGLWHTPRLQSGVLPGIERAHLLHRRSNARESALTLDDLVSAEALAICNSVRGVRFVERVVKETPSGLTVVWESRTLPPIL
- a CDS encoding alpha-mannosidase, which gives rise to MRRFAAVAMVCATVVVAQSRTAAQKGLVLSPKATEVLKTLDALSSLPDGPWRYHSGDVPHGEAVDLDDSSWKSVTKEAKADRDAGWFRRTIEVPKTLDGYDLTGARIWFQFHAGANGPMPQIIYFNGRRVALGDDLEAIVLSESAKPGEKIEVAVKLLATIDEKTFRGATFKIESSKSRPSPSDLRTEGITAATLLPVLQGFKPEMEDKIDSIIASVDIAGLHKANQIAFDASLKRVHRELMQFEPMLKTAVIDLDGNSHIDAAWLWPWTETVDAVKRTWGTALQLMNEYPDYKFTQSAAQYNVWMKDKYPAMNEEIKKRVAEGRWEIVGGMWVEPDLNMPDGESLVRQLLIGKRFFKKEYGVDVRIGWNPDSFGYTWQLPQIYKKSGVDYFVTQKMHWNDTNQLPFRTFWWESPDGSKVLTYFPTDYTHSNLNPNRLAKDFVESTQRLNGFTHLLDLYGVGDHGGGPTRDVLDEGLRWMKPDTVAPTLRFSTAQSYFTSVEKTLETESPQWNYDSLAKGFTVPAMGSEGKLHIPTWKDELYFEYHRGVYTTQAGHKAYMRESEEALLNSEKYASLAWLKGVTYPTSDFEDSWKKVTFNQFHDLGAGSGIGVIYKEAAEDYKHVFQQARDADMASLPALLATVDTQAGKGVPVAIFNPLAWERSDAVVTVEVQMPEATPDGVHVVDAKGKVLLSQVLSSNNKTNSYKLLVKTSAVPSLGYTVLHVLPGQKSASTDVHASGLTLENSRLKLVVDAKSGCITSLVEKKTGFETIAAGGCGNQLQTFKDTPKQYDAWNIDPGTLDHFTPIESVESVQLLDKGPLRATIRVTRTWQKSHFVQDISLDAEADAATIQNEFDWHEEHVLLKASFPMAATSAKATYEIPYGTIERPTARVNSFEKAEFEVPAMRWAELGDGKHGVSLLNRTKFGYDAVDNLLRLTLLRSATWPDPVADLGHQSFQYAIYPHAGDWKQAGSMQHGWEYNYPLRAMQVAAHAGADAATKGFASVGASNVVVTAIKKAEDRDALVVRMFEFEGKDGDVKVSLPAGATYAVASDLMENPDAAHLPVTDGAVTVHVHPYEIVTLQAMYSPQ
- a CDS encoding bifunctional 4-hydroxy-2-oxoglutarate aldolase/2-dehydro-3-deoxy-phosphogluconate aldolase, producing MAMQTKWTKRTILDKMQQVGLMPVVRASSPAQAVRLARAIAAGGVTVLEVTMTVPGALEALRTLVKENPELLIGAGTVLDPETARTCILEGAQFIVSPGTNVRTIEMCNRYTVPSLPGALTPTEVITAWEAGADVVKVFPASAMGGAKYIKSLKAPLPQIEMIPTGGVSLASAKEFLEAGSFALGVGADLADTTAIDEGRDADVTATARKYMEIIAEFRAGL